The window tttttaatagaaattcaGGGTGTCATGGTGCACTTTTTCAGGTGAAGCTTGTACAATTGATTCTGAGCCATGTTTACGATAGGTGGTAGCTCTTTAGGCATTTAGTTCCAGTACATCTGATGAGAATAACTGAGAGTAATGCTATTTGGTAGGAGAAAGGCTTGCACAACAGGACTCTCCAAAATGTTGTTTACACAATAGTTTTATCCATATATTAGTAAGCCAGACTGTCAATTTTTCAGTATTCTTCATATATTTCATGCATATATAGACTGTTATTGCTGTTTCTCAGGCTACTGGAGAAAAACGAGCTGCCCCAGATTCTGGCAAGAAGCCCAAGACtccaaagaagaagaaaaagaaagatccCAACGAGCCACAAAAGCCAGTGTCAGCATATGCCCTTTTCTTCAGAGATACACAAGCTGCAATTAAAGGGCAGAACCCAAATGCTACGTTTGGAGAGGTTTCAAAAATAGTGGCTTCGATGTGGGACAGTTtaggagaagaacaaaaacaggtaaaaaaaaaaaaaaatggttgcaGGGATGTCTTACAAGAAGTAATATAGTAATCCTTGTAATGAATCCTCCTACCTCTGCTCTGAGCAAAGCACACTGCTTGCTGATGTAGACCTCTTACTCTATAGagctgcattgatttttttgaaCCTGCTGAAGACCTGGCAtctaaaaagcattttgttataAGAGCCAGTAGGTAATATTGAATGGATgcatttgtctttaaatttttaAGGGCAGTTTGTAAAAAGCTCAGGTGATACCGTCCTGGAGTCCTGTTAAGACAATCTTTTGATGATTCCTATTTGAAAGTTCTTGTTTCCTATTAATCAGAAGTTAGAATAGGAAAGGGGAAGGTACAGCACATTTACCTTTTCCTTTGATCTGCCTTATGAATTTGTTACAAAGCGTGTTGATTTCAAACCTTTGAAGCCAATCCTCTGTGTCTCATTACAATGTCATGTGTGAAAATGTTATCTCCAACTCAAACTTGGTCCAGAATGATGAGTTTTGTTCTTCCTTGAGGGTTATTCTTCTTACTATACACATATAACTACTACACATGggttggaaaaaaatcctttgggGCTCTTTGCCTGTTGATACTCAGTGCAGCTCCTAGTCATAGTTAATAGTTTGACAGATGACGATCATTTAACAGATGATGATCATGATTTAAGGATGAACTTTAAATTTACTGGTGATCAGAGATATAGATTTATTCAGTTTTTGcttaactgtttttcttaagcTCTGTGGGATTCTCTAATACTGGCTTTGGGGAAAGTGAATTGTCAAAACTCTGTGAACCACATTTCCtaaatgtatgattttttttaagtgcagttTGAATACTTTTCACACAAAATTACTGCttaggtgccttttttttttttctactttatacTACTTCAGATACTTTTCAGCATCTGAAACACTCAGTGCCAGTAAAATATCATTTCCTAGGGAGGTGAAGTGTGCATAGCTGGTCTTGTCAAACAGTCGGCTGCTCGAGCAGGTTTTTTCCTTCATGATAAATTGACATAAATTGTGGTGAAAGTCCAGCAAATAGACCTGGAAGGCTGTGGCCACCTGCAAGAATATTACGTGGGCTTTTTCTTCCCAGggagtgttttctgttttttaatctgagctgtttgtttctttgcaagTGATTCTGGGAACATTCTGGCAAAAACTTCTTAATAGCTGAAGTTGGTGAAATTGTGGTCTCTTTTAATAggtttataaaagaaaaactgaagctgcCAAAAAAGAATACCTAAAGGCACTTGCAGCCTATAGAGCAAGCCTTGTTTCCAAGGTAAGCCTAATAACGTCTTCAATATAATGCAAGTTAGCTTTTGgcaatgttgttttaaatatggaGGCAGGGATGTGCtgttatgcaaaacaaaagtaGAATCCTAGGATTTCTGTAATACAGTTCTAAAAGTCATTGTACTGCTGCTTGAACCCTGCAACAGAAATTTCATCTCTCTAATGGCACAATAATGATTACCAAACAATAAGTTTGTAAACGTACATCATCCATTATCTTTGGAAGCAAAATAATGCACTTCACAATAGAAGTAAAATTTAGTCATGAAAAATACAGCGACCTTTTGACATTAAGATTTACAAGATattcacagcattttattttatttttttcctcaagtgcTACTTCTCCAAAGACAAACTTGTTTGGCACAGTTACTGTATGAAAGCTTAAGTATTTCTTGCaggtgagggggaaaaataataagtCTGGTGGCTCTGAATTTGGAGAGCACTTACAAATGGACTAGCTGGCAGTGAGCCACACTAAATATTGCAGTGGATCCCTAGTTAATATAAAACTcatgtgaagaaaacaaagctctgTTGTCTTATTTGAGAATTTACCTTTTTAGCTGCCAGCACTAGGTTGATTgtatttctgttgcttctgAATATTGCAAATAGAAATATGTTTATGTCCATCTGATATATGTATGGAAATCAAGATGGTTATTTCTCCTGTAATACTTCGTACAGATCAACTACAAAAATATCCTTGATCACTAGAAAGCAATAGACTAAACTGATGAGATCCACCTCCTGAGAACAAAGAATACTTATTTGAATACACAGCTGCAGAACATTGGTGAATTGTATAGAAAGttgctgtgtattttaattaatgcttAGAAATACAACAACGGAAATTAGGAATACATAGCTGTGTTTTTATGTTGTCTCTAGGACTTAGATAATATCCTCAAAGTTTTTAATAAGTGAAATGGCAGCTGGAATTCTAAATACCTTTGAGGGAATTTGTCTTGTCAGTCCTAAAGTCCCTTTTcaaaaacatcatattttctccttaaaCCTGTGGAACCTGGGTTGCTGAGTGACTTGCAAGAAGATAGGGTGGAAAGTCCAGAATTCATCTCTCCTTACTTATGACATCCTTGCTATAGCTTTGTTACCAAAGGTTCTTGTTGAGAGTAGGGATAGTACAGACATTTCTGAGGCACGTTTTGACACATTCTAAGGTAAATGTCTAAAATACATCAATTAATTGTACTGGAAGAGAGTTTTTCTCTCCATTGTCTTTACAGGGATTCTAGGCAACTAGGTTACGTGTTGTGTACAACGCAGATGTACAAAACTATGCAAGATAAATCCTACTTGTTGGAGCTTTAGTCTGTAAGCAGTAGTTTGAGAAGTTGGGTGTTTGTACACTCTTCTTATACCATGATAATTGGTGCATTGGGATATGCTTCTGTTCGGATTTGTCTCCCAAAGAccagtgttgttttgttgttgtttttaagtatatAGAGAGTGTTGGGCTCTTCCAGCCCAAAGATATACTGTGAATTTCTGGTGTTGAAAGAGGGCACACATGAGGTTTTTTGTCCAATAAAGAATTGACATTCAGGTAAGAACTGGAGGTACTGTGTACAGAGACAGACGAAGGTGTGATGTAATGGATCAGTGGCTCAGAGTGGCCTTTCTCAGACTGCTGATTGATGTTTCCTGATAGAAAACTGAAGACGAAAAAGTCTCCCTGAGTAGCtgtggcttttctttccctgtaaatgtttactttttgtaaacagaaacaaagttttctttttaataacgCAGGATAACTTAAACTGATCAGGTCATACTGAGCCAGGATCTGTACCTTTCTAAATACCTTACGTGCAAGCAGATAGATTTAAGTATTGAAAGAGGTCAAACAAGAAACAATGTGGTAAAAGCTTGTAATGGATGAAGAAAGTGGGCAACTCAGGGGATGTTCTGAACCGTGTTTCCTAAATGGACCATTATAATAATTGGATAAATTCTTGAGGGCAAAGCCTACCCCCTTCCCACTGAACTATGTGCGTCAAAGCAAGAGAGAGCAGGAGGggatttttataattttttaagttTGATAGAAGATGATGTCTGTTTTTACCAATACAagtttttgaatttcttttccaaacacaggctgctgcagagtCTGCTGAGGCCCAGACAATTCGTTCTGTCCAGCAAACGTTGGCATCCACAAATTTGTCTTCCTCCCTTATTCTGAATACTTCCCTCTCTCAACATGCAACAGTATCGGCGTCTCCTCAAAGTCTTCAACAGTCCCTTCCCAGAGCAATTGCTCCAAAACCTCTAACCATGAGACTGCCAATGAATCAGATTGTAGCGTCTGTTACCATTGCACCAAACATGCCAACAAACATTGCAGCTCCATTGATAAGCTCTATGGGAACAAATATGGTGGCAACACCATCTTCATCTCAAGTAAGTCCCTCAatgcaaagccagcagcaccagatacagcagctccagcagcaacagatgcagcagatgcagcaacagcagctacATCAGCATCAAATGCATCAGCAAATACAACAACAAATgcaacagcagcatttccagcacCACATGCAACAacatttgcagcagcagcagcagcatcttcagCAGCAAATTAATCAACAGCAAATGCAACAGCAGCTTCAGCACATACAGCTTcagcaaatgcagcagcagcaaatgcagcaTATGCAACACCAGTCACAGCCTTCTCCTCAGCAGCACTCTCCAGTAGCCTCTCAGATCACATCTCCCATCCCTGCCATTGGGAGCCCTCAGCCAGCACCTCAACAGCACCAGTCACAAATACAATCCCAGACACAGACTCAAGTATTATCACAGGtcagtattttctgaagataaatGATCTTGCAGCATCGCTTTGTGTTGATGGAGGGGGTAGGGGTAAACCATATTTGGCTGAAAACTGTAAATTGTTGATGGTAGTTATGCAGGGATGCATAACAGATCAAATGATCCTCTAAAGTGTCTATTAGATAGGCAATAAAGAACTACAATGTAGCTGTGTATCATCTTTTAGCTGACTAtaaatcattttgtttaaaaaaaaaaaaaaaagctgtgctcTTTTTCATGTGatgcctttttaatttatttaagcTTTACCTACAATATGTGAATCAAATGGCCTGATAAATACTTGGACCTTATGACTGCAAAATGGCCTTTCAGAGTTATATGATACAACCCTTCTTTCTCTAAAAGTGAGTAATGCACTTCAAGGCAGTATGAACTCGTGAAGCCCTTAAAGCACAGTTGTAACTACCTGTAAAATGATGATGATCGGTTTTCATACAATCATACTTGTATGACATGAGTTGGTTGATGGCATTTTTTgtcatgaaaagaaatagagtaaattacagattttttgcCAAAGCTCTTAATTTTCTGTCCTAAATATCTTCAGATAAACAAATGCAAGTAACTGAACTTAAATGTTTGATCCATTCTTTCACTACATTTCTCCAAATAAACGTACCATAgtttgtaagaaaatatatattgacAGTTACCCTCTTACGTTAATTCCAATTACAGAACAAATGTGAATATTATATTCTGTGTCAAAGTGATGAGTTTCAGATTTaatacactgtatttttaaaagggaaatgcacttaaataaaactgttattaCAAAAAGCTaagatgaaaaatgcaagaGTTTTTAATATGCTGTAAAACCGGtagaatatttaaaagaaactcCACAACCGAATAatcaatgtaaatattttctttaaaagttgtAAGTTTTCATATCATGTGTTGTAAAGTTTTCATAAATGAGGCTTTAATGTAAACACTGGTAACATGAATTATTAATTGCTACATTGCTTATTgtgtttttatgctgttttatacttttttatGAGTTACGATAGCAGCAATTAagttgtttgtattttgcttatctaaaataaatgcttttatcttGCTAtagaataaacacatttcagtaaaactgaTGGGCCACAAGTCTTtgatagaaaaaagaaaaccatccaTATCTCCTTATAAAAACACAATCTTAGAaactttatttaactttttggatttttattttctcagccaTGGTGTGTAGATGGGTACTGATCTGGATCAGGATTGTAATCAGCTCTTGTGTCCGTAAATGCACAAGGCTGAAGAGTCCCACGCAACTTCTCTGAGGTTTCTGTGACTTTGGAGAGAGAGAACAGGTGGTGGAGTTATAAAGCAGCCATCCTGCCCTGTGCTCCATGTGTCAGCAGGAACAGGATAGGGAACCTGCTTGAGCTGTGGTGGTCACAGATGAAAATAAGCACAAATTGTGGTTTTATTCAAATTCTTGCATTTCAGTTGCAAACCTAGCCATTGCCCTGGGCCTCCTGCCTGTGAGCCCCTGGCTCTGGCTGATCCAGGCTGTCTGACGTGTATTTTATTGTGGAGGTAGGAAGTGATGGAGAGGGAGGTATTTCATGGGAAAGATTTGGGAACATTCGCATCCAGCATGTTGTCAAGATATTAGTGCTGTTTGTACATTTTTACTCTTGACAG is drawn from Oxyura jamaicensis isolate SHBP4307 breed ruddy duck chromosome 11, BPBGC_Ojam_1.0, whole genome shotgun sequence and contains these coding sequences:
- the TOX3 gene encoding TOX high mobility group box family member 3 isoform X2, whose translation is MDVRFYPAAAGSSLPGDPSNLDFAQCLGYYSYNKFGNNNNYMNMAEANNAFLAANETFHTPSLGDEEFEIPPITPPPESDPALGMADILLPFQGLGDQLPAQGNEFTPQFPPQSLDLPSITISRNLVEQDGVIHNNGLHMDQSHTQVSQYRQDHSLIMRSIVHMTDAAHSGIMPPSQLTTINQSQLSAQLGLNLGGTNLPHTSPSPPASKSATPSPSSSINEEDADESNRATGEKRAAPDSGKKPKTPKKKKKKDPNEPQKPVSAYALFFRDTQAAIKGQNPNATFGEVSKIVASMWDSLGEEQKQVYKRKTEAAKKEYLKALAAYRASLVSKAAAESAEAQTIRSVQQTLASTNLSSSLILNTSLSQHATVSASPQSLQQSLPRAIAPKPLTMRLPMNQIVASVTIAPNMPTNIAAPLISSMGTNMVATPSSSQVSPSMQSQQHQIQQLQQQQMQQMQQQQLHQHQMHQQIQQQMQQQHFQHHMQQHLQQQQQHLQQQINQQQMQQQLQHIQLQQMQQQQMQHMQHQSQPSPQQHSPVASQITSPIPAIGSPQPAPQQHQSQIQSQTQTQVLSQVSIF
- the TOX3 gene encoding TOX high mobility group box family member 3 isoform X3, whose product is MDVRFYPAAAGSSLPGDPSNLDFAQCLGYYSYNKTFHTPSLGDEEFEIPPITPPPESDPALGMADILLPFQGLGDQLPAQGNEFTPQFPPQSLDLPSITISRNLVEQDGVIHNNGLHMDQSHTQVSQYRQDHSLIMRSIVHMTDAAHSGIMPPSQLTTINQSQLSAQLGLNLGGTNLPHTSPSPPASKSATPSPSSSINEEDADESNRATGEKRAAPDSGKKPKTPKKKKKKDPNEPQKPVSAYALFFRDTQAAIKGQNPNATFGEVSKIVASMWDSLGEEQKQVYKRKTEAAKKEYLKALAAYRASLVSKAAAESAEAQTIRSVQQTLASTNLSSSLILNTSLSQHATVSASPQSLQQSLPRAIAPKPLTMRLPMNQIVASVTIAPNMPTNIAAPLISSMGTNMVATPSSSQVSPSMQSQQHQIQQLQQQQMQQMQQQQLHQHQMHQQIQQQMQQQHFQHHMQQHLQQQQQHLQQQINQQQMQQQLQHIQLQQMQQQQMQHMQHQSQPSPQQHSPVASQITSPIPAIGSPQPAPQQHQSQIQSQTQTQVLSQVSIF
- the TOX3 gene encoding TOX high mobility group box family member 3 isoform X1; translated protein: MDVRFYPAAAGSSLPGDPSNLDFAQCLGYYSYNKFGNNNNYMNMAEANNAFLAANEQTFHTPSLGDEEFEIPPITPPPESDPALGMADILLPFQGLGDQLPAQGNEFTPQFPPQSLDLPSITISRNLVEQDGVIHNNGLHMDQSHTQVSQYRQDHSLIMRSIVHMTDAAHSGIMPPSQLTTINQSQLSAQLGLNLGGTNLPHTSPSPPASKSATPSPSSSINEEDADESNRATGEKRAAPDSGKKPKTPKKKKKKDPNEPQKPVSAYALFFRDTQAAIKGQNPNATFGEVSKIVASMWDSLGEEQKQVYKRKTEAAKKEYLKALAAYRASLVSKAAAESAEAQTIRSVQQTLASTNLSSSLILNTSLSQHATVSASPQSLQQSLPRAIAPKPLTMRLPMNQIVASVTIAPNMPTNIAAPLISSMGTNMVATPSSSQVSPSMQSQQHQIQQLQQQQMQQMQQQQLHQHQMHQQIQQQMQQQHFQHHMQQHLQQQQQHLQQQINQQQMQQQLQHIQLQQMQQQQMQHMQHQSQPSPQQHSPVASQITSPIPAIGSPQPAPQQHQSQIQSQTQTQVLSQVSIF
- the TOX3 gene encoding TOX high mobility group box family member 3 isoform X4, with product MNMAEANNAFLAANEQTFHTPSLGDEEFEIPPITPPPESDPALGMADILLPFQGLGDQLPAQGNEFTPQFPPQSLDLPSITISRNLVEQDGVIHNNGLHMDQSHTQVSQYRQDHSLIMRSIVHMTDAAHSGIMPPSQLTTINQSQLSAQLGLNLGGTNLPHTSPSPPASKSATPSPSSSINEEDADESNRATGEKRAAPDSGKKPKTPKKKKKKDPNEPQKPVSAYALFFRDTQAAIKGQNPNATFGEVSKIVASMWDSLGEEQKQVYKRKTEAAKKEYLKALAAYRASLVSKAAAESAEAQTIRSVQQTLASTNLSSSLILNTSLSQHATVSASPQSLQQSLPRAIAPKPLTMRLPMNQIVASVTIAPNMPTNIAAPLISSMGTNMVATPSSSQVSPSMQSQQHQIQQLQQQQMQQMQQQQLHQHQMHQQIQQQMQQQHFQHHMQQHLQQQQQHLQQQINQQQMQQQLQHIQLQQMQQQQMQHMQHQSQPSPQQHSPVASQITSPIPAIGSPQPAPQQHQSQIQSQTQTQVLSQVSIF